A genomic window from Streptomyces brevispora includes:
- a CDS encoding response regulator transcription factor, which produces MRVVIAEDSVLLREGLTRLLTDLGHDVVAGVGDAEALIATVGELAAQDALPDVVVADVRMPPTHTDEGVRAAVRLRKEYPGIGVLVLSQYVEEQYATELLAGSSRGVGYLLKDRVADVREFVDAVVRVAQGGTALDPEVVAQLLGRSRKQDVLAGLTPREREVLGLMAEGRTNSAVAKQLVVSDGAVEKHVSNIFQKLGLSPSDGDHRRVLAVLTYLNS; this is translated from the coding sequence GTGCGCGTAGTCATCGCCGAGGATTCGGTACTGCTCCGGGAGGGACTCACCCGGCTGCTGACCGATCTCGGTCATGACGTCGTGGCAGGGGTCGGGGACGCGGAAGCCCTGATCGCGACGGTGGGCGAGCTCGCCGCGCAGGACGCGCTGCCCGATGTGGTGGTCGCCGACGTGCGGATGCCGCCGACCCACACCGACGAGGGTGTGCGCGCCGCGGTGCGGCTGCGCAAGGAGTACCCCGGGATCGGGGTGCTGGTCCTTTCGCAGTACGTGGAGGAGCAGTACGCCACCGAGCTGCTGGCCGGGTCCAGCCGGGGTGTCGGGTATCTGCTGAAGGACCGGGTCGCCGACGTGCGGGAGTTCGTCGACGCGGTGGTCCGGGTGGCGCAGGGCGGGACGGCGCTGGACCCCGAGGTGGTGGCGCAGTTGCTGGGCCGGAGCCGTAAGCAGGATGTGCTGGCCGGGCTGACGCCGCGTGAGCGCGAGGTCCTCGGCCTGATGGCGGAGGGGCGGACGAACTCGGCGGTGGCCAAGCAGCTGGTGGTGAGCGACGGCGCGGTGGAGAAGCACGTCAGCAACATCTTCCAGAAGCTCGGGCTGTCCCCCAGCGACGGCGACCACCGGCGGGTGCTGGCCGTGCTGACCTATCTGAACTCCTGA
- a CDS encoding sensor histidine kinase translates to MATAYGPDTRDHERPGTGFGDRPAERHFFPAWLRAPLEGRTWREFAYLLLSLPISVVLFSFAITMVSLSAGLLITFLGIPVLAAGLSVCRGFGAMERARARGLLKLDVPAPAPVRGRTGGLMSWVGAVLKSGVSWRHLLYSVLHFPWAVFAFSVSLTFWSWGWAALTYPLWHWVFPTHVGVSGIQLYGDATHQVYLDSTFDLGATSAMGLVIVLITPWIIRGLASVDRLMVAGLLGPSRLATRVTELESDRGVVVDTAAADLRRIERDLHDGAQARLVALAMDLGLAKEKLTKDPEAAALMVDEAHGEVKVVLQELRDLARGIHPAVLTDRGLDAALSAIASRCTVPVTVEVDLASRPAQAIEGIAYFTVSELLQNVSKHSGARTASVDVWRTADRLLLQVTDDGRGGADLTSGSGLAGLTERLDAVDGVLVVESPVGGPTKITAELPWRG, encoded by the coding sequence ATGGCCACGGCATACGGACCGGACACGCGGGACCATGAGCGACCGGGGACCGGCTTCGGGGACCGCCCCGCGGAGAGGCATTTCTTCCCGGCCTGGCTGCGCGCGCCCCTTGAGGGCCGGACCTGGCGCGAGTTCGCCTATCTGCTGCTGAGCCTGCCGATCAGCGTCGTGCTGTTCTCCTTCGCGATCACCATGGTGTCGCTGAGCGCCGGCCTGCTGATCACCTTCCTGGGGATTCCCGTCCTGGCCGCCGGGCTGAGCGTGTGCCGTGGCTTCGGGGCGATGGAGCGGGCCAGGGCCCGTGGCCTGCTGAAGCTGGACGTGCCCGCTCCCGCGCCGGTACGCGGCCGGACCGGGGGTCTGATGTCCTGGGTCGGGGCGGTCCTGAAGAGCGGGGTGTCCTGGCGGCACCTGCTCTACTCGGTGCTGCACTTCCCGTGGGCGGTCTTCGCCTTCAGCGTCTCGCTGACCTTCTGGTCGTGGGGCTGGGCGGCCCTCACCTACCCGCTGTGGCACTGGGTGTTCCCGACGCATGTGGGGGTCAGCGGCATCCAGCTGTACGGGGACGCCACCCACCAGGTCTATCTGGACTCCACCTTCGATCTGGGGGCGACCAGCGCCATGGGGCTGGTGATCGTCCTGATCACGCCGTGGATCATCCGCGGTCTGGCCTCGGTGGACCGGCTGATGGTGGCCGGGCTGCTGGGTCCGTCCCGGCTGGCGACACGGGTCACGGAGCTGGAGTCGGACCGGGGTGTCGTCGTCGACACGGCCGCCGCCGACCTGCGCCGCATCGAACGTGATCTGCACGACGGCGCCCAGGCCCGCCTCGTCGCCCTCGCCATGGATCTGGGGCTCGCCAAGGAGAAGCTGACCAAGGACCCGGAGGCCGCGGCCCTGATGGTCGACGAGGCGCACGGCGAGGTCAAGGTCGTCCTCCAGGAACTGCGCGACCTGGCCCGCGGCATCCACCCCGCCGTCCTCACCGACCGCGGCCTCGACGCCGCGCTCTCCGCCATCGCCTCCCGCTGCACCGTCCCGGTCACGGTCGAGGTGGACCTGGCGTCCCGGCCGGCGCAGGCCATCGAGGGCATCGCCTACTTCACCGTGTCCGAACTGCTCCAGAACGTCAGCAAGCACAGCGGGGCGCGCACGGCCTCCGTGGACGTGTGGCGCACCGCGGACCGGCTCCTGCTCCAGGTCACCGACGACGGACGCGGCGGCGCCGACCTGACGTCGGGCAGCGGGCTCGCCGGTCTGACCGAGCGACTGGACGCGGTGGACGGGGTCCTGGTCGTCGAGTCCCCGGTGGGCGGCCCGACCAAGATCACGGCCGAACTCCCCTGGCGCGGCTGA